The window acctggaagagaGCAGAAAGGCTCCAGTCCATGGGTTAGAGGGGTGACcctccagagtgaaggaacttcagcctcctggaggcagcccctgGGCCCTGGGAGCCATGGTTTGtggcagcgggggcagtttcctgatctacaacccagggagcaccgggcacaacttgggggatcagtgggggacctctgccagagcgagcccatgaagcccagccctcagggcactcagtgagcagcttGACTGTggcagcccagattcaggaaccagaagcaggcgggtaagcaggagcccccagacaTGCTtgctgagcctaggtaggggaatggagagagattgccgaggtctttcctctgtccctggaacaggactttggggctctgaccacattcagatcctgatcacagtctaggccccccatagaacagcagcactccccacctcagccccatggcagagtggtgcacttgtggtcattcacagaccaggagggaagacagagcctcacacacagagatccttgtggggtgtgtgtcccaataatactcaaaagctcaggaattgTCCCCCAAACCTGGCACGGgcttggagaaatgagtaagcagagagaaaaaagtggaacaccactgagaaatactttgtctatgattccaagaaggatcaaaatacccaatctgaagatgaggaagtacaagctcctacatctaaagactccaagaaatacagaaattgggctcaggctatgacagagctcaaaaaagactttgaaaatcaagtgagggagatagaagaaaacaatgggaaaagaaatgagagagatgcaggaaaaacatgaaaaagaagtcagcagtttagtcaaggaggtccaaaaaaatgctgaagaaaataacatgtgaaaaaccagcataggtcaaatggataaaatatttcaaaaagttattgaggagaagaatgctttaaaaagcagaatttgccagatggaaaaagagataagaaagctctctgaggaaaacaaatccttcagatgtagaataaaactgagggaggttgcttattttatgagaaatcaagacataatacttcaaaatcaaaagaatgaaaaattagaagaaaatatgaaacatctcatagaaaaaaacaactgatctggaaaacagattcaggaaagatgattgaagaattattggaatacctgaaagtcatgatcaggaaaaagagccttgacatcattttcaaagaattactacaggaaaattgccctgatatcctagaagcagagggcaaaatagaaattgagagaaaccACTGATcttcctgagaaagagatccaaaggaaaaaaccccaggaatattatggtcaagttcaagaactcccaagtccaagagaaaatattacaagcagacagaaggacacaattcaaatatcgtggagctgcagtcaggatcacacaggacttagcagcaactacattccagaagacaaaagagcttggaatacaactgaaaatcaactacccagcaaaactgaatgtcctcttccagggaaaaagatggactttcaatgaaccaggggactttcaaatgttcctgttggaatggccagagctgaacagaaagtttgatcttcaaatacaggactcaggtgaagcatagagagtggaggtgaagggtaaaatatgagggacttaatgatgatgaactaaatgtatttctgcatagaaaaatgatactgataatactcatataaaccttctcatttaatagagcaggtagaaggagtttttatagatgaagcataggagagagctgaatttgaagatataatatagtttaaaaatggagtcaatggctaaaagggaaatgtaatgggagaaagaaaaaggagaggtggaataggctaagatatttcatataataagattttttttattacaatgagctactgcaatgatatggaagggggaaggcaagggggaatgaaggaaacttcactctcatcagaggtggctaggagaggaaacagtatatgtactcaatgggatataggcatctggagtaagaaggagagaagggggacaggggtaAGTGAGGGATGTGactgatggaggagaggatgcatcatggggggagagtggtcagatataacacattttctttttttacttcttgcaggggCCTGGGTTTGGAtgacctgtccgggaccatagggctgggtggttgctgggcctaaggggtggtatgtgggctcggggcctcttggcctcagggctgggggatctgtctgctgtgccactcagctaccctacagcacatttaagaagagggacagagtgaaaggagagagaaaatatagtatatggtagtagggaagtatgcatggagggagttgtgatcagcaatggcagcagtggaaaaatatggaagtagcttttgtgatggacttatcataaagaatgtgatccacctgcgacagagctggaggtgttggaacacagattaaagcacattttttaaaattattattattgttattttttgggggggcgggTTTCAGGGCAAATGGTGCTGGGTGgattgcctggggccacacagctgggtgatagttgggtgtctgaggccagatttggactcgggtgctcctggttccaggtccagtgctctgtctgctgtgccactggcCGTccttattattatgattattatattttattttgggtctttgtttttttgcagggcaatggggttggggtgacttgccccgggtcacacagctgggtgattgttgggtgtctggagctggatttgggcttgggtactcctggctccagggctggtgctccatctactgtgccacctggctgcacctattattattattattattattattattattattattattattattaattttaattttctttctctttcttttactttatcgctcatgtgggtctatactttttgggggtgggggtattatgttttaacaagaatattttagtaatatacaaaaaaacatcatttttacaaaaataagaataaataaataaataaataagaatgtgaCATATAATTAAGAGAAAATGGATGCTATCTGATTAAATGAACCATTTAACTTATCTGTATGAACTTTAGTATAAAACACCTtggaatattttaatttctttgtttatctCTTCTCAAATTCcaagtaattataattttatttccattttggtcAGCATGTTGAGAATACATTGCAAGATGAAaattcatttcacagatagattttttttgaatttataagTCATCAGCTGTAAAATAGTCATCTGCATCAttgctatattttgtttttgagaggCAATGTTTGAATTGGGAACAAAAAGACATAGCTTTTAATCCCTATCTCTTGCTCTTAATCAtattgtgactttgggcaaaacaCATAGCTTTTGTGAATatctgtttcctcaactctaaataAAGATAAACCTATGGTACCTAACTCATAAGGTTGTTATGAATCTCAAAATGTATCCTATATGTGAACGACAAGATAAGACAGTGAACCAGTCTTGTGAAgttagttcaaattctgcctctgccaTATATTGACTGTGTAAACCCTAGGTAAACCATTTATCCTTATATTGCTCTGAgtaattctctaagactgtaagttgcagagaaggtatcAATCTAAATTTGTAAAAGAGGTTTTCCTATCCAGGAGATATCAAACATACCAAGCTTGCATTGCCCACAATAACCTTGAGAGCTGAAAAGATacttgggaaatatttaagaaaataaatgaaaatataacatGATCAGCAGGGATACTTTCATATGGCCTAGTGGCCcccatttctttttgaatttgatataatttatctATATTAATAAAACTATAGATCCAGTCAATAATAggactatagataattttttaaaatgatcatttattaaatattatttctaagcTATGGCTACACACCTCATTATAACTCATTATTATTAGATTTTTGCCAAATGTGTGATTAACCTAATTTTATCAAAAAGGACATCAATGAGGAGAGAATTATCTGGTGTTAACTATTACACTGGTTGGCATGGTACAATAGAGCAAGTCCTGaatttggtgtcaggaagactggTGCTCAAATCCTAATTAATAGGTGGCCATGAgtaagtcacataatctctctcagttataaaatggatataataataattattgggAAGAGCAATTGAAATAagatatatgattatatatatatatgtatgtgtgtgtataatttacaaaccttaaagtaccatataaatgttagatgtTGTCAAATATCCATTTCTGCCTCTCAGTTTTCAGAAATCTTAaagcattctttctctctccccatatacatatacacatacatacatataatatatatatatgaatacatacatgtaatataaaatttattcttttattctcttgGTTGAAGGTTTGagtaaattgttttttaatctcaGTATTAACTTGATAATGTCTTtgagaaaaaattgaattttgattttttttaatataattcacAAAAAAGTCATGTTATCCACATTCAGTAtaataaagaaatgttaaattgAGATCCCAGTGTTTTAAGAACTGTAGACTTGACAAATAAATTGTATTCATCTTGGGATTGAATGAAACCTCTGATAGCAAttctggaaaaaggaaatgaatcatATTTCTAATTGAACCCACCCATTTATCAGTTGTTGTTTTAAAAGTTgatgcagggcagctaggtagtgcatagtgcaccagccctggagtcaggaagacctgagttcaaatccagtctcagacacttaataactatctatctagctgtgtgatcttgggcaagtcacttaaccccattgccttgcagaaatccTAAAACAAAAGTTGATacaacttccttctttcctcatacAAAGGCTTGCTCTCCCAAGGCACTCATATCTGATGATTTTTTATTGGGCTAAATACAAATGCCTTGGTTGTTTGACTCTTCCAGGATTCTTCAGGTCTTGCTCCCAGAGCAACTCATTCTATTaaggataaattttttaaaagacaaatctCTGAGTTTCTCTAGTATAGAGGGAAAGGACAGTTTCTAAATACAAGTAATcagaattttttcctaattaaaaactaatggggtggctaggtggcatagtggataaagcaccggccctggagtcaggagtatctgggttcaaaacggtctcagatacttaataatcacctagctgtgtggccttgggcaagccacttaaccccatttgccttgcaaaaacctaaaacaaaacaaaaaaaaaaactaatgaccAATTACTGAAATTTATGGTACCTTCATGTAATTATGATACCATCTTCATTAAGGAACAAAGAATCAGTTGAATAGAAGTAAAAAGGTTTACACCTATAATTTTCAATGTCAATCAGTGAATGATTATTTTGTTGATGAAATTTGATTGTAGTTTGAGATTATGTTAAAGATTAGTAATATATGTTTTTGATACTTTGCAAGATATCTGTTAATGTAAATAGGGCATTATGTTTATCTGAGTCTAgcacattatatacatatgtacacatgtatatatctatgcatgtgtttttaaattacaaaagacCAAACCAGATACCTTATATCTGCCATTGGCaatatttttcagtttcccaaaactatattttaaaaaatcagtagaAGATTAAACTTTTTCTGCCTGCTTGCAGAGGCAGAACTATGAGTAATATGTGGAAGTTGAGAGAGGAGTCTCACAATTAAATCtaccataaaatgaaataaatgggtTGACTCCAAAAGTAGCAACTTCTCTCAAAACCTAGATCTTTGAATAAAGGCTAGATGATCACCTATAAGACATGCTATAGAAAATATTCTCATTCAGAAATGAACACGATAAAGTGAAATCAAAGATCACTGCTAATTCCaaattatgattttatgatcttCATCTTTGAAGAATTTTAGTTAAAATGTAATTATTCTATCTACTTACATTATTTGTAAATTCTGAGTTTTAGTATAGGAAAATATCACTGAAATTTTTATTCACTTAGCAAAAATCATGGGTTATTTAAGAGGAGCAGATGATATTGTATTCTCCCACTTAGTTTTCTCTATTGAATACTTATTCAATTGAAATTCCTGACTTCAGTTTTTGTTTTGACGTATAGACCTATTGAATAACTTCCCAATGCTCATATTGTGTTtcttgagaatattttgaaaaatctataacaatattttttttttcctgcagtatgAGAATCCAGGTGCAGGGACTTACCTTCTTGCCCTGCTTTGTTAACAGTCAATTAAAGGGTAAAATATTTGTTAACAATCAATTAAGGGGTAAACTTCCCTGTTTTTTATTTTGAGGTATGGGAAGTTTAATTCTAATATATGATTTGGGGACTCAGCAGATTCTGCAGACAACTacaataaaagaaagattataaaTGTTGTATCAGATCAGCTATACTGGGCTACATTACTTGCCAATCATCCATCATACATAGGGTAAAATTCCTGCTTTGAGATTATCTTTTGCTTTATCTAAGTGTGTCATGTGTTTCTCCAGTAGAATGTTAGCTCCTTCAGTGCAGGGAAggttttgatttttgctttttattcctAGTATCATGCCTTGTATGTGCTATATATCTGAAATGAATTTAATGGAAAGGGCTTTTCCCCCCATCATCTTTTAGAGATTTATAATGCTTACTGAAAAGGGAGCAAGATGAAAACATAATACCTTCTTGACGGTACTTCCAAACCCAACCATAGTCATCACTGAGATTCAACTTCaatgtattttataaaaaatagtaCTTAGTTTACTTTCACAGAAGTGAAGAGATACAATTGCACAATGGTGGTTACAATGGTAGAAATACATATTGCCAATAAAATGTTAGCAAGAGGTTTAAAAATGTACTTTACAGCACCGCATCAGAGAATTAGGTAACAGCAAAATGATGGATATTAATTTTTTCCAAGTAAACCAgatccatgaatttttttttatcttttaagaaataaatgaggGGGAGAAGTATTCTTTTCGCTTCCAATTATTACCAAAATATTTCCTGATGTGGAGCAACAAattgacattaaaaaaaggatagaagtaaaaaaagacaTTCATGCATTTAAGCCACCATTAGTCTCTGACTCAAATATAAGGCAGATCATTAATCTTTTGAAAACTATGACTTTAGTCACTCAAACTCTCTTTAGTGCTTTTCACACAAGGTCATGATTGACCTTGCAGAACCAATAATTAAGATGCATTTCCAACAGGTCATCTTagtacagtcttttttttttttttgtgacacaCTATAGTATAAAATGCTTTTTGGCAAATGATGATAAAACAcatactacagaaaaaaaagtgaagtgcTAGAGTTTTTCCACAAATGACACtaagataattggaaaaataaaaaatattaaaataaaaataaagtgacacTTATGTGTCATCCTCAGTTTTAATGATATGGAAAAGGGTGACATTGAACAGGACCTGATGTCCATTGTTCCAGGCATACAAAGCTCTATCTCTTGCATTGTAGTCAAGCATGGATATATGAAAGTATTGATTATGGAAAGGGATGTCTGTGTACTCATATGTGGAGGTTTTGGTGGAATAAGAGTAATAAACCTTGGCTCCAGTTAAATGGGAGTTGGTGACATATAAGGTCCCACAGATCATGAAGGATTCTCCAGCGCTCCTCTTGGGATAGCCAGTACTCCAGCTTTTCATCACCTCCAAGGTATCTTGGTTAAGCTGGCTGATGACAATGTTGCCTGCATTCTGGTTGGTTGCATATACTGCCCATAGTCCAATCTCATCAGCCATCAGATCAATGTCAGAGAAGCCCCCCCATGTGTAAGGGTAGACATTATGAAAACCTGCATATTCCAGGCTCCGCTGGGCCAGTACTCTCCCTGTGTCGAAGCTGTACTTTATGATGATATTACTCTGATACTTGTTAAAATAGAGGGAGCCATTGTAGACCACGTGATTAGTCCCTGCCCATTTGAAAGGGAGGTTATATGTCCTTGATTCAGCTCCACTGACAAAGTCTGCAATTGATTTGTATTCTCGGACGATCTTATTGTTAGTGTAACTATCCATGTACCAAACCTGGagagaatagcaaaaaaaaaaaaaaaaaaaaaagataaaaaagatttgTATACTcatcaaaaaaatccaaaattatataatcagtatatattaatatagattAAAAGGTATATCTGAAGCTTTTGAAACCCTTATTATTTTCTTGTCTTGATctgctattttatctttttcccaGTAGAATGTGTACTCCTCAAGGGCAAAAAGTATCTTGATTTAGTGTATTCTTGGTATCTGGTCTTGGTActtagtagatgtttaataaaatcTGTTGAAATCattcaatttaattatttaattggaACTTagtgaagtcaagaagatctggtttcaagtCTTATCTATGACACATTTTGGTTAGGTAGgttatatgaatttttttgtctGACAATTCTTTAAGAAACAGTTGATCTGCAttggtatagaaatttatttcatGTCTTTCCTATGCCAACAAAATCATAATTCTTGAccctctttcaaaaaataaaattaaaagaagggtcaaaagaatttacaaacattttaaatatcctTTTATTGAGAGGGAGGGGCAAATGTTGGGAAGGCAAACTACTCTTTGTTAAGTACCTATTTTTGCTAATTgtgttttatttgtaaaatgcattTGATAGGGATACTGAATGATTGAATTGGTTGATAGTAAAGCACCTTAAGTCTGGAAAGAATATCCTAGCCCCTTTACTTTCCTGATAAGGAATATTGTATCTTGGAGATTGATTTGTCTATAAACCAATAGAAAAAGGTATAAATCTCAGTTCTCTCTCATAACTTTTTGTATAGAATTATATCCAAAATACTTGAAGTGACCATTTTCATTTGGGCAACTCAAATGTGTTGACATAGTTATTGATGATTATAGGGGAAATTACCTCGAgtgatttatattttctctatctccTCATCTGGAGCAATAACCTACATTTTATATAAAGGTCTAAGTTTTCACGGTCTAAGGAttatttttcaagtagtttttttgtctttggattaTGAATACATTGAACTTCAGAGTTCACAGTATAAGCTTATTATGAGAAGATGCCTCATAAtcaattctttttcccttttatttcagTACCCAAAACACCTTTGATCAGGTCCACAAAAGTACTGAATTATACTGAATTTGGAAATTCAGATAACTTTTTCTTCAAAGTTCTAATGTAGTTGTTTGTGATCCCCTATTCAGGAAAATATCAAAGGGAAGAAGAGCATGATTTTCAATTCTGTTGAACTTACCACTATCTCAAGACTTTACCTGGAACATTTCACTTGGAATTCCATCATTGTTTTAGAACTAGAATTTACCTTATAAGTAAGCTagtccagtcctctcattttataagtgaaaataaattaggTCTattgatattaaatgatttgatcaAGGTCATTCAGATAGTGAGTAGCAGAGCCAATATTCATATACAGATGCTCTGATTCTATATTTGTCACTCAAACTGTATTCTTTATTCTCATTGAGTTTCCTGTCTTCTATTGTCCTGTCATTTCTTCTCTGCATAAGATCATAGAAGCTTGtagaattctataaaatatatagatctgGATAAGACTTCAGAGTTTATCcaatccaatcctttcatttttcaaacgACTCACCCAAAACAAGTTCAGAGCCAggttttgaacttagatcctgACCCTATTTCACATTCCACTGCATCAATCGCTCCTTCAGTGAATGCACTTTTATAATAGAGATATAAAGATTCCATATAGTTTTAATAAATTGTTTCTCAAGATTATTCATGCAAATAAAGCTAATGAAAACTAGAATCAATGACATTGAAGATTTCTAGGGTGGAATCCTGCACCACAATAATTTTGACATTTTCCTTTAGAGTAACATGATCTAATCAAAATATGCAACAGAAGCAATATATTTCTAAGATGAACTGTATACCCCAGAAGAAAGTTTATATTCTTGTAAAGCTAAAATTAAAAGGCAacttcaaagaaaggcaaaggtatttggttcaataacaTACTCGGTTATTTTTTTCTGATGCTAAAGGATCTGTCATCCAAGCTCCAAAACGGGTTCCAGATGTCTTGACTGTAATAGGACCTGTGATTTTCATCAACTTGCCACATGCTGAAATTAGAAGAAACATAAAGATATTTCATGGACATGGCCAACAATTCACCAAACACAGAAtaggaacaaaaggaaaatgttgaaatTTAATCATGTTTTTCATAGAAATAGCATATATCACAAACACATGGAATTTTGAGATGGGGAGTTTACATTTTGCCATTCCTTGgacatttatattttcattgctTAGGGGATTACAAAATTGACTTTGGACTGAGAAgacttgaaaataatttgttgtactttctggggaaaaaaaaatgatgagactCATGCCAGCTCAGCAGCTGTCTCTTCTGATGTTTttgattcaaaaaatattttccaatagtAAGCATTTCTTTCCTActctttcctatttcattaacCACTGACTACCACTATAAAAGGTCAAAAAGTGCTCTTTGATTTTAAGttagtaaatatatatttcctGAAGAAAGACATGTCTG is drawn from Macrotis lagotis isolate mMagLag1 chromosome 5, bilby.v1.9.chrom.fasta, whole genome shotgun sequence and contains these coding sequences:
- the OLFM3 gene encoding noelin-3, which encodes MSPPLLKLGAVLSTMAMISNWMSQTLPSLVGLNTTRLSTPDTLVIWGNQRQVCTQVGQEKKGKSRQRAIKKRANIQQKPAVFRKLAIPLWREDSVEKPNACGKLMKITGPITVKTSGTRFGAWMTDPLASEKNNRVWYMDSYTNNKIVREYKSIADFVSGAESRTYNLPFKWAGTNHVVYNGSLYFNKYQSNIIIKYSFDTGRVLAQRSLEYAGFHNVYPYTWGGFSDIDLMADEIGLWAVYATNQNAGNIVISQLNQDTLEVMKSWSTGYPKRSAGESFMICGTLYVTNSHLTGAKVYYSYSTKTSTYEYTDIPFHNQYFHISMLDYNARDRALYAWNNGHQVLFNVTLFHIIKTEDDT